In the Cytophagia bacterium CHB2 genome, AAAAATTCGTTCTGACTGCAACCGCCTCGGTTGACGGTAGATATAGGCTTACAAAACCTGCTCACGTTGGTGAAGCCTTCGGAGGAATCATGCTCTGCCGCGCCTGGTGCGGTTCGTTACTCTTCGGATTTTTGCTGGCGAGCACTCTGTTCGTCTATGCCTCAGATGCCAGTCGCGATAAACAAAAGGGCGAGAAAGCGATCCGGCTCTCGGAACTGCACAAGCGCATATCCACCGGCGCGCTTCCCGGCATACATTCGAGCGCCCGGCGCACGACTGTTCTATTCTTTGATAATTTCGAAAATGAACGAAATTCCTGGCAGGTGACGGCCGGCTGGAGCAGTGTGCCGCAAGGCCCCGGTTTTGCCAACGCCGGAAAAAGCGACTGGCGCTATGAAAATGGAAATGCCAGCAGCGCCTCACATAGTTGGCACGAAACCGAAACTGCCTCGATTCAAACCGACATGCTGTTGTCGCCGGTTATCGTTCTGCCCGAGCATGTCAATGACGCGGGCCTTGACCGGCCGCTGCGCCACGTCGCCATGAATTTTGCTTTGGATTGGGATGCGCCCGATCCCGAGGCGCAATTGCGCGTTTATGCGGGCCGTGCGGAAACCTTATGGCGTTTCGATAAACTCGAGCCGGGTAGCGGACTGAGCGCATGGCGCTGCGCCATTCCTGACACCGGGCATTACACCGAATTTGTCCGGCAATTTCTGATCACACCGGAAATCGATCTCACCGCGGCACAAGAGCCATTGCGCGTTTCATTTCAATATCAATCTCTCACTGAGGCCGGTTTTGATTTCAACACCGTGGAAGTTTCAAGCGATGATTTTGCCAGTTACCGAACGTTGATTTCGTTCTATGGCGAAACGGCGTTGAACTGGAAAACCTACTCGCTCAACCTCGCGGCATTCATCGGCACAAAAATCAAAATTCGCTTCTCTCACAATGGCGATTTTTCGATTGTCACGCCCGGCACCATGTTCGCGCTGGATGAAATTAAAGTCACCTCCGGTAATGAAATCCTGTTTTATGACGATGGCGGCGAGAACGATCGAACCGACATGACGCGCGCGGGATTCGCGCCCGGCAATCAACTTGTCATTCTACAAGGACAGGCGCAATCGATCCCGCAATGGAACAACATTGATCTGGAGGCGCTGGGCGTCGATATCCTCAACGGCTCCAACGGCCTGGTGGCGCCGGGCGATAGTATTCGTCTCGGCTTTGTGTATGTCGCCTCGAAATCGGCTCTACCGCGCCGTGGAATTTATCTTGACGACGTGACTCTCACCGGCATCACGCAACTCGATCACGACATTGCTGCCATTGACTTGACCAGCTCGTTTCCGGCAGTTAGCGGGAAGCCAACAAGTTTTTCACTGCGGGTGATCAATGCCGGCCGCGAAGCGCAAACCAACATAGCCTGGCGCGGCATCATTCGCGATGCCGCCGGGCAAGAAGTGTTTCAACTCAACGGTACAGGTTCACAGCTTTTGCTGCCAGATAGCAGCCGCCTCATCCCGGCGCAGGCAGGCTGGACGCCGAATTCGCCCGGCATCTATTCCATTGAAGCCTACACCCGACTCGCGGGTGATGAGGATCTGTCAAACGACACGACGCGCGTGCTGGCGGATGATGATCGGAGCTTTCGTGGCGGCGTTTATTCGCATTTCATAGTCGCAGATGAGAATATCATTTTTGCGGCAGCGCTGCATGACCTGCCCGCAGATTCTTCCGCCACCATGCTGCAACAGTCGGGTTTTCAGGTTG is a window encoding:
- a CDS encoding T9SS type A sorting domain-containing protein; protein product: MLCRAWCGSLLFGFLLASTLFVYASDASRDKQKGEKAIRLSELHKRISTGALPGIHSSARRTTVLFFDNFENERNSWQVTAGWSSVPQGPGFANAGKSDWRYENGNASSASHSWHETETASIQTDMLLSPVIVLPEHVNDAGLDRPLRHVAMNFALDWDAPDPEAQLRVYAGRAETLWRFDKLEPGSGLSAWRCAIPDTGHYTEFVRQFLITPEIDLTAAQEPLRVSFQYQSLTEAGFDFNTVEVSSDDFASYRTLISFYGETALNWKTYSLNLAAFIGTKIKIRFSHNGDFSIVTPGTMFALDEIKVTSGNEILFYDDGGENDRTDMTRAGFAPGNQLVILQGQAQSIPQWNNIDLEALGVDILNGSNGLVAPGDSIRLGFVYVASKSALPRRGIYLDDVTLTGITQLDHDIAAIDLTSSFPAVSGKPTSFSLRVINAGREAQTNIAWRGIIRDAAGQEVFQLNGTGSQLLLPDSSRLIPAQAGWTPNSPGIYSIEAYTRLAGDEDLSNDTTRVLADDDRSFRGGVYSHFIVADENIIFAAALHDLPADSSATMLQQSGFQVVSSGEAAASSWHTGTSPRYGFRGAVVSADSLGRRQDEELIIPNLDCSRLTARARLSFNGFAMGGRTYTRLSVSVSTDSGRSWSEVYERRLGSDPQTGVNYSDSLAVMNPANLDITSLVAGQPNVAIRFRYESQADGFWVLWKVIVSGEERLGAAHLKSVMDVPEDQGKRVELVWSPAPNDRSYARPPITQYGIWRGNVDGLSARSEGRINPSAIWELVGNLPAQADSIYRFHAPTKGDKIPIPFFIAAYTENPRVFVNSNIVSGASIDNLPPGAPNHLTAQVDSQTVWLWWDPPADETPAFYSIYRGVLSGNPGPLPLATITIPNFVDASFNQTQKYYYVVTATDSSGNQSGASNEVAVSVTNIAEHLGREIPAHFALGQNYPNPFNPSTIIPYQLPQARVARLRIFNAVGQHIRKFELGLQSAGYHHLHWDGLDDHGRAAGNGVYLYRFEAGDFCATRKLILMR